From a single Miscanthus floridulus cultivar M001 chromosome 8, ASM1932011v1, whole genome shotgun sequence genomic region:
- the LOC136475164 gene encoding cinnamoyl-CoA reductase 1-like, whose product MSSKCNCGEEKELVCVTGAGGFIGSWVVKELLQRGYRVRGTARDPADSKNAHLLALEGAKERLTLCRADVLDRDSLHAAFAGCDGVFHVASPVSNDPELVPVAVEGTRNVINVAADEGARRVVFTSSYGAVHMDPNRSPDTVLDETCWSDYDFCKRTENLYCCAKMMAEITATEEAAARGLQLAVVLPCVTMGPMLQQTLNFSTIHVARYLMGTKRSFPNAVAAYVDVRDVARAHVLAYERPSAYGRYLCIGTVLHRAQLVAMMRDLFPQYPVTAKCEDDGKPLAKPFKFSNQRLRDLGLEFTPLRKSLYETVVCLQQKGHLPVIQQQQRANL is encoded by the exons ATGTCGTCCAAGTGCAACTGCGGTGAGGAGAAGGAGCTGGTGTGCGTGACCGGCGCCGGCGGCTTCATCGGCTCGTGGGTGGTGAAGGAGCTGCTCCAGCGCGGCTACCGTGTCAGGGGAACTGCGAGGGACCCTG CGGACAGCAAGAACGCGCACCTGCTGGCTCTGGAGGGCGCCAAGGAGCGCCTCACCCTGTGCCGCGCCGACGTCCTCGACCGCGACTCCCTCCACGCCGCCTTCGCCGGCTGCGACGGCGTCTTCCACGTCGCCTCCCCGGTCTCCAACGACCCG GAGCTCgtgccggtggcggtggagggcACCAGGAACGTCATCAACGTCGCGGCGGACGAGGGTGCGCGCCGCGTCGTCTTCACCTCCTCCTACGGCGCCGTCCACATGGACCCCAACCGGAGCCCCGACACCGTCCTCGACGAGACCTGCTGGAGCGACTACGACTTCTGCAAGCGAACGGAGAACCTGTATTGCTGCGCCAAGATGATGGCGGAGATCACAGCgacggaggaggcggcggcgcgggggctgCAGCTGGCCGTGGTGCTGCCGTGCGTGACCATGGGCCCCATGCTGCAGCAGACGCTCAACTTCAGCACCATCCACGTCGCGCGCTACCTCATGGGCACCAAGCGCTCCTTCCCCAACGCCGTCGCCGCctacgtcgacgtccgcgacgtCGCGCGCGCGCACGTCCTCGCCTACGAGCGCCCCAGCGCGTACGGACGGTACCTCTGCATCGGCACCGTGCTGCACCGCGCACAGCTCGTCGCCATGATGAGGGACCTCTTCCCGCAGTACCCCGTCACGGCCAA GTGCGAGGACGATGGCAAGCCATTGGCGAAGCCGTTCAAGTTCTCCAACCAGAGGCTCAGGGATCTGGGCTTGGAGTTCACTCCGCTGAGGAAGAGCTTGTACGAGACCGTGGTGTGCCTGCAGCAGAAGGGACACCTGCCTGTCATCCAACAGCAGCAGCGCGCGAACTTGTAA